A genomic stretch from Neodiprion fabricii isolate iyNeoFabr1 chromosome 3, iyNeoFabr1.1, whole genome shotgun sequence includes:
- the LOC124178993 gene encoding mitochondrial import inner membrane translocase subunit Tim22 — MRNNRKEMFSFNPPKPPPTPEGDKRVFMNDPDMDKIAVHLVGTQQRFRENIIIPRVMGPVRIKTNDEKLMESVMESCIFKSFMSCVMGYGLGAAIGLFSSSVNPNVASVEKQQTAREIFKEMKMTTLGYAKNFAVVGCVFSAVECTIETYRGKSDWRNGTYAGGVTGGLIGLRAGLKAGLVGAAGFAAFSTAIDYYMHKS, encoded by the exons A TGCGCAATAATCGCAAagagatgttttccttcaACCCACCCAAGCCGCCACCGACTCCCGAAGGAGATAAGAGAGTATTTATGAATGATCCTGACATGGATAAAATAGCCGTTCATTTGGTCGGCACTCAACAACGTTTCAGAGAGAATATCATTATACCTAGAGTGATGGGTCCCGTCAGGATAAAAACGAACGACGAGAAACTCATGGAGTCTGTCATGGAGAGCTGCATCTTCAAAAGCTTCATGAGTTGCGTTATGG GCTACGGTCTTGGTGCAGCTATCGGTCTATTTTCTTCAAGTGTAAATCCAAACGTTGCTAGCGTAGAAAAACAGCAAACAGCACgtgaaatattcaaagaaatgaaGATGACGACACTTGGATATGCCAAAAACTTTGCTGTTGTAGGATGTGTATTCTCAGCCGTTGAATGTACCATAGAAACA TACAGGGGAAAGTCTGACTGGCGAAACGGCACTTATGCTGGTGGTGTGACAGGTGGACTTATCGGTCTTAGAG CTGGACTGAAAGCGGGTCTTGTTGGTGCTGCGGGTTTTGCAGCATTTTCGACAGCGATAGATTACTATATGCataaatcttga